In the genome of Lycorma delicatula isolate Av1 chromosome 8, ASM4794821v1, whole genome shotgun sequence, one region contains:
- the LOC142328953 gene encoding gamma-interferon-inducible lysosomal thiol reductase-like protein, whose translation MQLFSYLIVLQIIFVISGAQSVYTNYGAQTTAADNNTDTKDQHEAVHLDETVRMTVFYETLCPYSMKFFTEQISKLFHNDTKLYKYVRFDFVPYGNAKQEYSKKGWKFTCQHGPTECKYNMLHACVVKTVSLANGVNEDIERFVPFLICLMSTKQEHTVITQCAEKYDIPADGIRHCLTRGNGEKLLAKYGNRTHEFKPPIKSVPTIVFNGVYKEDNQKLAETNLPQAICSNLKPKPKICNTTKIYSVTVTIV comes from the exons gGAGCTCAAACAACTGCTGCTGATAATAACACTGATACAAAAGATCAACATGAAGCAGTTCATCTTGACGAAACAGTTAGAATGACTGTATTCTATGAAACACTCTGCCcatattcaatgaaatttttcacagaaCAAATATCAAAGCTGTTTCATAATGATACCAAGCTGTATAAATATGTCCGTTTTGATTTTGTACCATACGGTAATGCAAAA CAAGAGTATAGTAAAAAAGGATGGAAATTCACCTGTCAACATGGTCCTACGGAATGCAAATACAACATGTTGCATGCTTGTGTTGTAAAAACTGTGTCATTAGCAAATGGTGTAAATGAAGATATAGAACGTTTTGTACCATTTTTAATATGTCTTATGTCAACAAAACAGGAACATACAGTTATAACACag tgtGCTGAAAAATATGACATCCCAGCAGATGGTATCAGACATTGTTTAACAAGAGGCAATGGAGAAAAACTGCTTGCAAAATACGGAAACAGAACACATGAATTTAAACCACCAATAAAATCTGTTCCAACAATTGTATTCAATGGa gtGTATAAAGAGGATAATCAGAAACTAGCAGAAACTAATTTACCTCAAGCCATCTGCAGTAATTTAAAACCAAAACCAAAAATATGCAACACTACTAAAATATACAGCGTGACAGtaacaattgtttaa